One region of Streptomyces rishiriensis genomic DNA includes:
- a CDS encoding GTP-binding protein → MDFNGSDTIPGPRAEDHLPHTTTAAAKIVIVGGFGVGKTTMVGSVSEIRPLTTEETMTQAGIGVDDNYGSETKTATTVAMDFGRIRITEQVVLYLFGTPGQERFWFLWNGLFEGALGAVVLVDTRRLEVSFEVMGRLEEGGVPFVVAVNTFPDGPRYPIDDLRAALDLPPEIPIVECDVRRRASSRDVLMTLMRFLHSLALTRSLT, encoded by the coding sequence ATGGACTTCAACGGCTCTGACACGATCCCCGGCCCACGGGCCGAGGACCATCTGCCGCACACCACCACGGCCGCGGCGAAGATCGTCATCGTGGGCGGCTTCGGCGTCGGCAAGACCACCATGGTCGGCTCCGTCAGCGAGATCAGGCCGCTGACCACCGAAGAGACCATGACCCAGGCGGGCATCGGGGTCGACGACAACTACGGGTCCGAGACCAAGACCGCCACCACCGTGGCCATGGACTTCGGCCGGATCCGTATCACCGAGCAGGTCGTGCTCTACCTCTTCGGCACGCCCGGCCAGGAACGCTTCTGGTTCCTGTGGAACGGGCTGTTCGAGGGAGCGCTCGGCGCGGTCGTCCTGGTCGACACCCGCCGCCTCGAGGTCAGCTTCGAGGTCATGGGCCGGCTCGAGGAGGGCGGCGTGCCGTTCGTCGTCGCCGTCAACACCTTCCCCGACGGGCCCCGTTACCCCATCGACGACCTGCGCGCGGCCCTCGACCTGCCGCCCGAGATCCCGATCGTGGAGTGCGACGTCCGCCGCCGCGCCTCCAGCCGCGACGTCCTGATGACCCTCATGCGCTTCCTGCACTCCCTGGCCCTGACCCGCAGCCTCACCTGA
- a CDS encoding roadblock/LC7 domain-containing protein, which translates to MIQQRQNFDWLLKELYDGVPGIEMIVVLSADGLRIARYAGDPDAADRVAAACAGLQSLAAAVGQEIHSSTGEMDMVVIDLSGGYFYMMSAGANAYLAVLADVRCEASRMSGMMRDLVVRIGAHLTSPPRRNGQSV; encoded by the coding sequence GTGATCCAGCAGCGCCAAAACTTCGACTGGCTGCTCAAGGAGCTCTACGACGGGGTTCCGGGCATCGAGATGATCGTGGTCCTCTCGGCCGACGGGCTGCGCATCGCCCGCTACGCCGGCGACCCCGACGCCGCCGACCGGGTCGCCGCCGCGTGTGCCGGCCTGCAGAGCCTGGCCGCCGCGGTGGGGCAGGAGATCCACTCGAGCACCGGTGAGATGGACATGGTCGTCATCGACCTGAGCGGCGGCTACTTCTACATGATGTCGGCCGGCGCCAACGCCTACCTCGCCGTCCTCGCCGACGTGCGCTGCGAGGCCAGCCGGATGAGCGGCATGATGCGCGACCTCGTGGTCCGGATCGGCGCCCATCTGACCAGCCCGCCCCGCCGCAACGGGCAGAGCGTATGA
- a CDS encoding DUF742 domain-containing protein, whose amino-acid sequence MTPPQRRRRQPLPQPPPPPPPLPKDEAEGEGKNPERLYIITGADGERAPVDLVTLVVARAEPPSSATPEQTAVLRMCAAPLSVAEISAYLGLPFSVVTVLLTEMLAAELVQARAPIVRQQLPDRSLLEAVMHGLQRL is encoded by the coding sequence ATGACGCCTCCGCAACGCCGCCGGCGACAACCCCTGCCACAGCCGCCCCCGCCGCCCCCGCCGCTTCCGAAGGACGAGGCGGAGGGGGAGGGCAAGAACCCCGAGCGGCTGTACATCATCACGGGCGCGGACGGCGAGCGCGCACCCGTCGACCTGGTCACGTTAGTGGTGGCGCGTGCCGAACCGCCCTCGTCCGCCACCCCGGAGCAGACGGCGGTGCTGCGGATGTGCGCCGCCCCGCTGTCGGTGGCCGAGATCTCGGCCTATCTCGGCCTGCCCTTCAGTGTGGTGACGGTGTTGCTCACCGAGATGCTGGCGGCCGAACTCGTCCAGGCACGCGCCCCCATCGTCCGGCAGCAGCTCCCCGACCGTTCCCTTCTCGAAGCGGTGATGCATGGACTTCAACGGCTCTGA
- a CDS encoding cytochrome P450 — protein MTPEHPTPNGPHDLALDPPPGCPAHGRGPGGLARLYGPGAEDLNELYERLREEHGPVAPVLLHDDLPMWMVLGHAENLRMVRTPSQFTKDSRIWSQLLDGRVRPDHPLMPHIAWQPICAHAEGDEHKRLRGAVTSAMATIDDRSVRRYINRSSQRLVNRFCEEGRADLVGDFAEHLPMAVMCHVLGMPDEYNDKMVHAARDALKGSETAVASHEYVVGALGRLTARRRAEPEDDFTSHLIGHPAELTDDEVREHLRLVLFAAYEATVNLLSNALRMVLTDPRFLAQLNGGQMTVAEAVEQSLWDEPPFSTIFGYFAKQDTELGGQRIRRGDGLFFAPAPGNVDPRVRPDLSAHMQGNRSHLAFGSGPHECPGQDIGRAIADVGVDALLMRLPDVQLDCDEDELRWTMSIASRHLVELPVRFEPKDQQDVKHKPSHAPIPPQRPTRPVSTEPRPAPAPAPAPVAAAAPAPLPAPPVPQATGPVRRPNAWRRFLSWWRGY, from the coding sequence GTGACTCCCGAACACCCCACCCCGAACGGCCCGCACGACCTCGCCCTGGACCCGCCGCCCGGCTGCCCCGCGCACGGCCGCGGTCCCGGCGGACTGGCCCGCCTCTACGGCCCCGGCGCGGAGGACCTGAACGAACTGTACGAGCGGCTGCGCGAGGAACACGGCCCCGTGGCGCCGGTCCTGCTCCACGACGACCTGCCGATGTGGATGGTCCTCGGGCACGCCGAGAACCTGCGCATGGTGCGTACCCCCTCGCAGTTCACCAAGGACAGCCGTATCTGGTCGCAACTGCTCGACGGCAGGGTCAGGCCCGACCACCCGCTCATGCCGCACATCGCCTGGCAGCCCATCTGCGCCCACGCCGAGGGCGACGAGCACAAGCGGCTGCGGGGCGCGGTCACCTCGGCCATGGCGACCATCGACGACCGCAGCGTGCGCCGCTACATCAACCGCTCCAGCCAGCGCCTGGTCAACCGCTTCTGCGAGGAGGGCCGGGCCGACCTGGTCGGCGACTTCGCCGAGCACCTGCCGATGGCCGTGATGTGCCATGTCCTCGGCATGCCCGACGAGTACAACGACAAGATGGTGCACGCCGCCCGCGACGCGCTCAAGGGCAGCGAGACGGCGGTGGCCAGCCACGAGTACGTGGTGGGGGCACTCGGCCGGCTCACCGCCCGCCGCCGCGCCGAGCCCGAGGACGACTTCACCAGCCACCTCATCGGCCACCCGGCGGAACTCACCGACGACGAGGTGAGGGAGCACCTGCGCCTGGTGCTGTTCGCCGCCTACGAGGCCACCGTCAACCTCCTCTCCAACGCGCTGCGCATGGTCCTCACCGACCCGCGTTTCCTCGCCCAGCTCAACGGCGGCCAGATGACGGTGGCGGAGGCGGTCGAGCAGTCCCTGTGGGACGAGCCGCCGTTCAGCACCATCTTCGGCTACTTCGCCAAGCAGGACACGGAGCTGGGCGGTCAGCGCATCCGCCGGGGCGACGGTCTCTTCTTCGCGCCCGCCCCCGGCAACGTGGACCCCCGGGTACGCCCGGACCTCTCCGCCCACATGCAGGGCAACCGCTCCCACCTCGCCTTCGGCAGCGGCCCGCACGAATGCCCCGGCCAGGACATCGGCCGCGCCATCGCCGACGTCGGCGTCGACGCGCTGCTGATGCGGCTGCCGGACGTGCAACTCGACTGTGACGAGGACGAGTTGCGGTGGACGATGTCCATCGCCTCGCGGCATCTGGTGGAGCTGCCGGTCCGGTTCGAGCCGAAGGACCAGCAGGACGTCAAGCACAAGCCGAGCCACGCCCCGATCCCGCCGCAGCGCCCGACGCGTCCGGTGAGCACGGAGCCGCGGCCCGCGCCGGCGCCCGCCCCCGCACCGGTGGCCGCCGCGGCCCCCGCACCGCTTCCCGCGCCGCCCGTCCCGCAGGCGACGGGACCGGTCCGCAGGCCCAACGCCTGGCGGCGCTTCCTGTCCTGGTGGCGCGGCTACTGA
- a CDS encoding GNAT family N-acetyltransferase — translation MRIMPFTADVVLPAGTLSAVPQPVLRTGDGLLLRPWRAEDAPAVYAAFQDPAMHQWHIRAADSEEEVAGWIEEWRKSWPEERNAQWAVADTETGELLGRVALRGILLAEGVAEVAYWTTRAARGRGVAPRATTTLTRWAFDEIGFHRLELMHATANEASCRVADKAGFLLEGTRRSAALHQDGWHDMHLHARVQGD, via the coding sequence ATGCGGATCATGCCCTTCACTGCCGACGTCGTCCTGCCCGCCGGAACCCTGTCGGCGGTCCCCCAGCCCGTTCTGCGCACCGGCGACGGACTGCTGCTCCGCCCATGGCGGGCCGAGGACGCCCCCGCCGTGTACGCCGCCTTCCAGGACCCGGCCATGCACCAGTGGCACATCAGGGCCGCCGACTCCGAGGAGGAGGTGGCCGGCTGGATCGAGGAGTGGCGCAAGAGCTGGCCGGAGGAGCGGAACGCGCAGTGGGCCGTCGCCGACACGGAGACCGGCGAACTCCTCGGGCGGGTGGCGCTGCGCGGCATCCTGCTCGCCGAGGGCGTCGCCGAGGTCGCGTACTGGACGACCAGGGCGGCCCGTGGCCGGGGAGTCGCCCCCCGGGCCACGACCACTCTCACCCGCTGGGCCTTCGACGAGATCGGCTTCCACCGCCTGGAGCTGATGCACGCCACCGCCAACGAGGCCTCCTGCCGGGTCGCGGACAAGGCGGGCTTCCTCCTGGAGGGCACCAGGCGCAGCGCCGCCCTCCACCAGGACGGCTGGCACGACATGCATCTCCACGCACGCGTCCAGGGCGACTGA
- a CDS encoding amino acid permease has protein sequence MTTTTPSDVRPDPPHSPDPGDGSLAEFGYRQELHRSLGRYASFAAGFSFISVLTTVFQFFAFGYAFGGPVFFWAWPVVLVGQLLVAACFAELAARYPISGAIYQWSSRLSTPSFGWFAGWIMVIGQIVVVAAAALALQMVLPAIWSGFQLIGTDPAPTSPDGAANAALLGVLLLALTTCVNLVDNRVMSVINRVGVTAEIIGALLIVVLLLTHSERTPSITFHTTGAAQSGLFGALLVGSFTAAYVMIGFDSAGEMSEETHHPRRTAPRTILTALGAAGLLGGLIVLGGLLAAPSLTDGRLGVDGLSYVLTSSLGDGVGKLLLADVVVAIAVATLAIQTAACRMLFSMARDGQLPFSGRLARVNPRTGMPSAPALVVGVLAAALLPLNFASPDAFLAIGTTCIVMLYLAYAMVTGPLLVRRLRGRFSSAGTDETGARLFSLGRWGVPVNALALLYGLLMTVNLAWPRAAVYDPAGGHWYFQWFTVLFLGATLAVGVAFRTYRRRTSAPAAAAVPETAVA, from the coding sequence GTGACGACAACGACCCCTTCCGACGTACGCCCCGACCCGCCGCACTCCCCCGACCCGGGCGACGGCTCCCTCGCCGAGTTCGGCTACCGCCAGGAGCTGCACCGCAGCCTCGGCCGGTACGCCTCGTTCGCCGCCGGGTTCTCCTTCATCTCCGTCCTGACGACCGTCTTCCAGTTCTTCGCCTTCGGGTACGCCTTCGGCGGCCCGGTCTTCTTCTGGGCCTGGCCGGTCGTGCTGGTCGGTCAGTTGCTGGTCGCCGCCTGCTTCGCGGAGCTGGCGGCGCGCTATCCGATCTCCGGCGCGATCTACCAGTGGTCGTCACGGCTGTCGACGCCCTCCTTCGGCTGGTTCGCCGGCTGGATCATGGTGATCGGACAGATCGTCGTGGTCGCCGCGGCCGCGCTGGCGCTCCAGATGGTGCTGCCGGCGATCTGGTCGGGGTTCCAGCTGATCGGCACCGACCCGGCGCCCACCTCACCCGACGGCGCGGCCAACGCGGCGCTGCTCGGCGTGCTCCTGCTGGCGCTGACCACGTGCGTGAACCTCGTCGACAACCGCGTGATGTCCGTGATCAACCGGGTCGGCGTGACCGCCGAGATCATCGGCGCCCTCCTCATCGTCGTGCTGCTGCTCACCCACTCGGAGCGCACTCCGAGCATCACCTTCCACACCACGGGGGCAGCGCAGAGCGGCCTGTTCGGGGCGCTGCTCGTCGGCTCGTTCACGGCCGCGTACGTGATGATCGGATTCGACAGCGCCGGCGAGATGAGCGAGGAGACGCACCACCCGCGGCGCACCGCGCCCCGCACGATCCTCACCGCGCTCGGCGCGGCCGGCCTGCTCGGCGGGCTGATCGTGCTGGGCGGACTGCTGGCCGCGCCCAGCCTCACCGACGGGCGCCTCGGGGTCGACGGCCTCAGCTACGTCCTCACCAGCAGCCTCGGCGACGGGGTCGGCAAACTGCTGCTGGCGGACGTGGTGGTCGCGATCGCGGTGGCGACGCTCGCCATCCAGACGGCGGCCTGCCGGATGCTGTTCTCCATGGCCCGCGACGGACAGCTCCCGTTCTCCGGCCGCCTCGCACGCGTGAACCCCCGTACCGGCATGCCGAGCGCCCCGGCGCTGGTGGTCGGCGTCCTCGCGGCCGCCCTGCTGCCGCTCAACTTCGCCTCACCGGACGCCTTCCTGGCCATCGGCACGACCTGCATCGTGATGCTGTACCTGGCCTACGCGATGGTCACCGGCCCGCTGCTGGTGCGTCGGCTGCGCGGCCGGTTCTCCTCGGCCGGCACGGACGAGACGGGCGCCCGCCTGTTCTCCCTGGGCCGCTGGGGCGTCCCGGTGAACGCCCTAGCGCTCCTCTACGGCCTGCTGATGACGGTCAACCTGGCCTGGCCGCGCGCGGCGGTGTACGACCCGGCGGGCGGCCACTGGTACTTCCAGTGGTTCACCGTGCTGTTCCTCGGCGCGACGCTCGCGGTCGGTGTGGCCTTCCGGACCTACCGCAGGCGGACATCGGCGCCTGCGGCGGCGGCCGTACCGGAGACGGCGGTCGCGTAG
- a CDS encoding pseudouridine synthase translates to MRRRTPPPPSPLPQRDGIDAVRVRLPGEGAWATVREHLVERLGPARAGIVDGLLEAGLVVGADGRAVAPDAAYVPGMFVWYHRDVPPEVPVPFPLEIVHRDEHIVVVDKPHFLATTPRGSHVTESALARLRRELDIPALGAAHRLDRLTAGLVLFTVRPEERGAYQSLFRDRRVRKVYEAVAPYDPELVLPRTVRSRIVKERGVLAAYEVAGEPNAVSRVELVEHGARGLGRYRLLPATGQTHQLRVHMNALGVPILGDPLYPEVAAPVPAGDFRRPLQLLARELEFTDPLTGTELRLRSGRVLEAWTSYDGWAAAPSAGAAQ, encoded by the coding sequence ATGAGACGCCGTACACCTCCCCCGCCCTCCCCGCTGCCGCAGCGCGACGGGATCGACGCGGTGCGGGTCCGGCTGCCCGGCGAGGGTGCCTGGGCCACCGTGCGGGAGCACCTGGTCGAGCGGCTGGGCCCGGCGCGGGCCGGGATCGTGGACGGGCTGCTGGAGGCCGGGCTCGTCGTCGGCGCCGACGGGCGGGCGGTGGCGCCGGACGCGGCCTACGTACCGGGGATGTTCGTCTGGTACCACCGTGACGTGCCGCCCGAGGTGCCCGTGCCGTTCCCGCTGGAGATCGTGCACCGCGACGAGCACATCGTCGTCGTCGACAAGCCGCACTTCCTGGCCACCACCCCGCGGGGCAGCCATGTCACCGAGAGCGCGCTGGCCCGGCTGCGGCGGGAGCTGGACATCCCCGCGCTGGGCGCCGCGCACCGGCTCGACCGGCTGACGGCGGGGCTCGTGCTGTTCACCGTGCGCCCCGAGGAGCGCGGCGCGTACCAGTCGCTGTTCCGCGACCGCCGGGTGCGCAAGGTGTACGAGGCCGTCGCGCCGTACGATCCGGAGCTCGTCCTGCCCCGGACCGTGCGCAGCCGGATCGTCAAGGAGCGCGGGGTACTGGCCGCCTACGAGGTGGCGGGCGAGCCGAACGCCGTGAGCCGCGTCGAGCTGGTCGAGCACGGTGCGCGGGGACTGGGCCGGTACCGGCTGCTGCCCGCCACCGGGCAGACCCACCAGCTGCGGGTCCACATGAACGCGCTCGGTGTGCCCATCCTCGGCGATCCGCTCTACCCGGAGGTGGCCGCCCCCGTGCCGGCCGGTGACTTCCGGCGCCCGCTTCAGCTGCTGGCGCGGGAGCTCGAGTTCACCGATCCGCTCACGGGGACGGAACTCCGGCTGCGGAGCGGCCGGGTGCTCGAGGCCTGGACGTCGTACGACGGCTGGGCCGCCGCTCCGTCGGCGGGCGCCGCTCAGTAG
- a CDS encoding siderophore-interacting protein, with protein MAERPARKPRKPHSAQVVRTERLTPHMQRVVLGGEGLAEFTAGSCTDHYVKLLFGPEGVTYPEPFDLERIRAEFPREQWPVTRTYTVRNWDAELRELTLDFVVHGDEGLAGPWAARVQPGETVRFMGPGGAYAPDTAADWHLLAGDESALPAIAAALESLPAGSVAHAFIEVSGPEEEQKVDSDVEIVWLHRGDRPIGERLVEAVRALEFPEGRLHAFVHGEAACVKELRKLLRVELQIPREDLSISGYWRLGHNEDGWQASKRDWNARVEAEQEGAAPAA; from the coding sequence ATGGCAGAACGTCCGGCACGGAAGCCGCGGAAGCCCCACTCCGCGCAGGTCGTCCGCACCGAACGGCTGACCCCCCATATGCAGCGCGTCGTCCTCGGCGGCGAGGGCTTGGCCGAGTTCACCGCGGGCAGCTGCACCGACCACTACGTCAAACTGCTCTTCGGCCCCGAGGGCGTGACCTACCCCGAGCCCTTCGACCTGGAGCGCATCCGGGCCGAGTTCCCCCGCGAGCAGTGGCCCGTGACCCGGACCTACACCGTGCGCAACTGGGACGCCGAACTGCGCGAACTGACCCTGGACTTCGTGGTCCACGGCGACGAGGGCCTGGCCGGGCCGTGGGCCGCGCGCGTCCAGCCGGGCGAGACGGTCCGCTTCATGGGCCCCGGCGGCGCCTACGCGCCCGACACCGCCGCCGACTGGCATCTGCTGGCCGGCGACGAGAGCGCCCTGCCGGCCATCGCGGCCGCCCTGGAGTCGCTGCCCGCCGGCAGCGTCGCCCACGCCTTCATCGAGGTGTCGGGCCCCGAGGAGGAGCAGAAGGTCGACTCCGACGTGGAGATCGTCTGGCTGCACCGCGGCGACCGGCCGATCGGCGAGCGGCTCGTCGAGGCCGTACGGGCGCTGGAGTTCCCCGAGGGCCGCCTGCACGCCTTCGTGCACGGCGAGGCCGCCTGCGTGAAGGAGCTGCGCAAACTCCTGCGCGTCGAGCTTCAGATCCCCCGCGAGGACCTGTCGATCTCCGGCTACTGGCGGCTCGGCCACAACGAGGACGGCTGGCAGGCCTCGAAGCGGGACTGGAACGCGCGGGTGGAGGCGGAGCAGGAGGGCGCGGCACCGGCCGCGTGA